A window of Cryptomeria japonica chromosome 3, Sugi_1.0, whole genome shotgun sequence contains these coding sequences:
- the LOC131035933 gene encoding disease resistance protein RUN1-like — protein MLLRLSLCKIMFHHCFRDEQRVLKNIVNHVLKVMQMVPLEVATHPVGLEEVVVDLQMTISKSVKGLHDVQIVGIWGMGGCGKTTLAKKLYNEKYSSITRSSFLFDIRSAASKNELHKMQIQLLTDLESKFNDQTLNNIEQGKKILSNYLRSFPVFIIMDDVDHSDQLEALLPGKASLASGSLIIVTTRDKEVLRVWGVSCIYEMKPMNQSHAKQLFCWHAFLQPSPLLGFEDLVEKFITASNGLPLSLKVFGGQLYGCSNKDLWEDVLHKISRIMPDDIINKLRVSYDALDREEQQMFLDVACFFIGENKMTAIEVWEGSGWSGQWGWERLVNKCLVELVHESEIRMHDHLRDLGREIASTLSPYRLWSPSQLMVINKQEEIRGIILNRVSNHIHNIPDSLVTRSMCVDGLKVFVKGEGYGFGSQISSLSRELVWLRCTGISLRYLPSIMPLKNLRVLELHSYYDGIDVWEDWTNTLVQLRVLIVYLCHDLRSIPKSIGDIKNLTKLCLTWCNARNLPEEFCHLQSLEHLQLQYFKKLLSLPSCFGHLTELRHLDLGYCVALRELPDSCKQLRFLQHLDLGGCEKLTLQLDILENMTKLKYLNLSFCRQVENLPSDHITNQASLSELYLNQTRLRKLPDNIGRLSKLRVLEISPFPGCFWMQSLPDSMGNLTLLEKLVLRNLQVQSLPKSLKQLINLQTLRIDDCPIGKLDFWQGPSTCSWNNLKEIHLQSTGVSNISISDDCCPNLKNIGLWLNDHLTEVDTLPTKVEHVVVLDCKLLRNVNGIGGVVNLRKLRLRDCTELETLPCFDKLGLLKEFSLEGGNKIEVILGLQHCTSLEELHIEGKCWQVSAIESWEHVQRLRELKVLAKKRPAVERCIQTIQKWPEEIIICTKAVAGAGSLLNSSAFRNFSVIHSVANEEFNYDKRICFNVSNYPMMLCLLINCRYPSMRMYIDVGSSTKYTVVLGEGTTLPTPSPPVITELPAEETAQESMPDKSGNLEQVQQLETPNIPIRTPPFPQRLQLEVSR, from the exons ATGCTTCTTCGTTTGTCTCTTTGCAAAATCATGTTTCACCATTGTTTTAGAGATGAGCAAAGGGTGTTGAAGAATATTGTGAATCATGTACTGAAAGTAATGCAAATGGTACCATTAGAGGTAGCAACACATCCTGTGGGTCTTGAAGAAGTTGTAGTAGACTTGCAAATGACCATTAGTAAATCTGTAAAAGGTCTTCATGATGTTCAGATTGTGGGGATTTGGGGTATGGGTGGATGTGGAAAAACCACTCTGGCAAAAAAATTATATAATGAGAAATATTCATCTATAACAAGATCCAGTTTTCTTTTTGATATTAGAAGTGCTGCAAGCAAAAATGAGTTGCATAAAATGCAGATACAACTCCTTACAGATTTGGAGTCCAAATTCAAtgatcaaacacttaataatatagAGCAAGGGAAGAAGATTCTGTCTAATTATTTGAGATCTTTTCCTGTATTTATCATTATGGATGACGTGGATCATAGCGATCAACTAGAAGCTTTACTGCCAGGAAAGGCTAGCCTTGCATCTGGGAGTTTGATCATTGTGACAACAAGAGACAAGGAAGTCCTCAGGGTTTGGGGTGTCTCTTGCATTTATGAAATGAAACCAATGAATCAGTCTCATGCCAAGCAACTTTTTTGTTGGCATGCATTTTTACAACCTTCTCCATTGTTGGGTTTTGAGGATCTTGTTGAAAAATTCATAACAGCTAGCAATGGGTTGCCTTTGTCTTTGAAGGTATTTGGAGGTCAGCTTTATGGTTGCTCTAATAAAGATTTATGGGAGGATGTATTGCATAAAATTTCTAGAATAATGCCTGATGACATTATAAATAAGCTAAGGGTGAGCTATGATGCTTTAGACAGAGAAGAGCAACAAATGTTCTTAGACGTAGCTTGTTTCTTCATCGGTGAAAATAAGATGACCGCTATTGAAGTATGGGAAGGATCAGGTTGGAGTGGTCAGTGGGGTTGGGAGAGGCTTGTAAATAAGTGTCTTGTTGAGCTTGTTCATGAAAGTGAGATAAGAATGCATGACCACCTAAGAGATTTAGGTAGGGAAATTGCAAGTACTCTTTCACCTTATCGTCTGTGGTCTCCTAGTCAGCTGATGGTGATTAACAAACAAGAAGAG ATAAGAGGAATAATATTGAACCGAGTAAGTAATCACATTCACAACATTCCCGATTCCTTGGTGACTAGAAGCATGTGTGTCGATGGATTAAAAGTTTTTGTAAAGGGAGAAGGCTATGGGTTTGGTTCACAAATTTCTAGCTTATCAAGAGAGTTGGTGTGGTTAAGATGCACAGGAATAAGTCTTAGATATCTTCCATCAATCATGCCATTGAAAAATTTAAGAGTTTTAGAACTTCATAGCTACTACGATGGGATAGACGTGTGGGAGGATTGGACGAAT ACTCTAGTGCAGCTAAGAGTGTTGATTGTTTATCTCTGCCATGACCTGCGAAGTATTCCAAAGTCCATAGGAGATATCAAGAATTTGACAAAGTTATGCCTCACTTGGTGCAATGCGAGGAATCTACCCGAGGAATTTTGTCATCTTCAATCACTAGAACACCTGCAGCTGCAATATTTCAAAAAGCTATTATCACTGCCTAGTTGTTTCGGCCATTTGACAGAGCTACGACATCTAGATTTGGGTTATTGCGTTGCATTGAGGGAGTTGCCAGATTCTTGTAAACAGCTAAGGTTCTTGCAACATCTTGATTTAGGGGGCTGTGAGAAGCTCACCTTACAGTTAGACATCCTGGAAAACATGACAAAGCTCAAGTATTTGAATCTTAGTTTTTGTAGACAAGTGGAGAACTTGCCATCTGATCACATCACAAATCAAGCTTCCTTAAGTGAGCTTTATTTAAACCAAACCAGGTTAAGGAAGCTCCCAGATAACATTGGTCGACTCAGCAAGTTGAGAGTGCTAGAGATAAGTCCATTTCCAGGGTGTTTCTGGATGCAATCTTTACCGGACTCTATGGGGAATCTTACTCTTTTAGAGAAATTGGTATTACGAAATTTACAAGTGCAATCTTTACCAAAATCATTGAAGCAGCTGATTAATCTCCAGACTCTGAGAATAGATGATTGCCCAATCGGCAAATTGGATTTTTGGCAGGGGCCATCTACTTGCTCGTGGAACAATCTCAAGGAAATACATCTGCAGAGCACAGGAGTATCAAATATTTCAATTTCTGACGATTGTTGTCCCAACCTTAAAAATATTGGACTTTGGCTTAATGATCATTTAACTGAGGTCGACACTCTACCAACAAAAGTGGAGCATGTCGTAGTGTTGGATTGTAAATTGCTAAGGAATGTGAATGGTATTGGTGGCGTAGTAAACCTTCGAAAGCTGAGGCTAAGGGATTGTACAGAGTTGGAGACGCTTCCATGTTTTGATAAATTAGGTTTGCTAAAAGAATTTAGTCTAGAAGGTGGCAACAAAATTGAGGTGATACTTGGCTTACAGCACTGCACATCATTGGAGGAGCTTCACATCGAAGGTAAATGTTGGCAGGTGTCAGCAATAGAAAGTTGGGAGCACGTGCAAAGATTGAGAGAGCTGAAAGTCCTAGCAAAGAAGAGACCAGCTGTGGAGCGTTGCATTCAAACGATTCAG AAATGGCCAGAAGAAATAATAATATGTACAAAGGCAGTCGCTGGTGCGGGGTCACTTTTAAACTCTTCAGCCTTTCGCAATTTCTCTGTCATTCACTCTGTTGCAAACGAGGAATTCAATTATGACAAAAGAATCTGCTTTAACGTCTCCAACTATCCCATGATGTTGTGTTTGCTTATAAATTGCCGCTATCCAAGTATGCGAATGTACATTGATGTGGGTAGTTCAACAAAATATACTGTggttttgggagagg GGACaacattgcctactccatctcctccagtcataacaGAGTTACCAGCAGAGGAGACTGCTCAGGAAAGCATGCCTGATAAATCTGGAAATCTTGAGCAAGTTCAGCAGTTAGAAACCCCAAATATACCTATAAGaactcccccatttcctcaaagattacaATTAGAAGTATCTAGGTAG
- the LOC131035932 gene encoding probable 2' cyclic ADP-D-ribose synthase BdTIR: MASTSRQPLASTSRQPQTEIVNAFAGLAPPSASASTSATTSSPLPCNVFINHRGPDVKHKLATDIYNALTNMGLNVFLDSHNLHLGDRFPEALQQAMSRASLHLAIFSPTYAQSPWCLAELSFMLKTATPIIPIFYRVQPNDLRHLIHGKGIYAASFLEHEKKGRYSIHKLQEWKMALHEVSFYTGESIDNYE; the protein is encoded by the coding sequence ATGGCTTCTACATCTCGTCAACCACTGGCTTCTACTTCTCGTCAACCACAGACTGAGATAGTAAATGCTTTCGCTGGGCTTGCTCCACCATCTGCATCTGCATCCACTTCTGCTACAACCTCATCGCCATTGCCCTGCAATGTTTTCATTAATCATCGGGGACCCGATGTAAAACACAAGCTGGCCACAGATATCTACAATGCCCTCACTAATATGGGTCTTAATGTCTTTCTTGATTCCCACAATCTTCACTTGGGGGATCGCTTTCCTGAAGCGCTACAACAAGCAATGTCTCGTGCTTCCCTTCATTTAGCAATATTTTCTCCCACATATGCACAGTCCCCTTGGTGTCTTGCCGAGCTTTCGTTTATGCTCAAGACAGCCACACCTATCATTCCTATTTTCTACCGAGTCCAACCGAACGATCTCCGCCATTTGATTCATGGTAAAGGGATCTACGCAGCATCCTTTTTGGAGCATGAGAAAAAGGGTAGATATAGCATACACAAGCTTCAGGAGTGGAAGATGGCACTCCATGAGGTCTCATTTTATACGGGAGAAAGCATCGATAATTATGAGTAA
- the LOC131035929 gene encoding LOB domain-containing protein 11-like: MADKMEHPSSSSSSSPCASCKLLRRRCTESCVLAPFFPPNEPQRYIEAHRVFGASNIIKMLEGIAMEMRADAVNSMVYEAKARHRDPVYGCAGIVWNLHQQLTKLQAEKAILQAQLNGALTCTSTVNQQLLKLQAENAILQAQLNGATTAAFIANENNKEELLKPQSETRDPL; encoded by the coding sequence ATGGCGGATAAAATGGAAcacccatcatcatcatcatcatcatctccatgcGCATCATGCAAACTGCTGAGAAGAAGATGTACAGAAAGCTGCGTGCTGGCTCCATTCTTTCCTCCAAATGAGCCACAGCGATATATAGAGGCTCACAGAGTATTTGGAGCAAGTAATATCATTAAAATGCTGGAAGGAATTGCAATGGAGATGAGAGCAGATGCAGTGAACAGCATGGTGTATGAAGCCAAGGCCAGGCATAGAGATCCTGTGTATGGGTGTGCTGGAATTGTTTGGAACCTCCATCAACAGCTTACCAAATTGCAGGCAGAGAAGGCCATTCTCCAGGCACAGCTCAATGGGGCTCTTACTTGTACATCTACTGTCAATCAGCAGCTTCTCAAATTGCAGGCAGAGAATGCCATTCTGCAGGCACAACTCAATGGGGCTACTACTGCAGCATTTATTGCCAATGAAAACAACAAGGAGGAACTTTTGAAGCCACAGTCCGAGACCAGAGATCCATTATGA